The Ischnura elegans chromosome 10, ioIscEleg1.1, whole genome shotgun sequence genome contains the following window.
AGTTAAGTAAATCCCATGCCAGTTCTTCATATAAAGGAAGTTATTCAGTCCTAGTATACGAATGCCAGTTCTTGGGATCTCCATTTAACGTTACAGCTGCTGTTTATTTACCAGGTGATGGCACGTTTATCGAAGAACCTTTTTAAAGAATggcattttttgtgattttactttttttcgtaAGTAACCTACTTATTGATTTGTTCTTTGAAGTGATTCTTGGCTGATTGGACTGCaaattaatctgaaaaaaatttgttGTAGAATATCGTTCTTCCATGTCTTGGAGATCACTTATTGCACACTCTTACTGGTCAAGTTAGTGGTGGAAATTATTCTTATTACTCTTTGACGTACGAGGGCCCGATAACTTTGAGTCTCGTGACAAAGTGAGTTTTTGCTGTGATATTCTTACTTATACAGAAAACGACGGAGTTGCCTCTTGTTTGGTTAATTattaataagtattatttatattatttgatatCAACTTCATGAAACCCACTAATCATATCCTTTGGCAATTTAGGCTAGGCGATGCTGATCTATATGTGTCACAGTTCCTAAGCAAGCCTACCTTTGATCCCCTTGCATATTGCCTACACTCAGCTACCTGTGGAGTTGATGTGGTTCACATACCGAAGAGGTTGGTATGCATTTTGTTTGATAGTTTGTTTATTAATTCATCCCAATCAttgtcatatttatttaatagttATTCTTCATTGTTTTATCTTGTATATCCAATCACAATACCCTTCATTGGCTTATCtatggttctgtttttttttcttcagtttcaGACGCCCAATTGGCATTGGAATATATGGACACTCATCACATGAAGTGAGTCTATATACCCTTGATGTAATACTTCGGGAAAGAAATGGAGACATAGGTGAAATAGTATttgcagatgatgatgatgatgtcttTGAGAATGAAACAGAGTTTGAAGAGCCATATAGAGAACCTCGTGATAGTTTGAATGCTGATGATAGACGGAGGAGAAAAGTTCGTGTCAGCTATCCTGAAAGTGGGGATCCTAGTGCAAGATTTGAGGTATTTATTTGCTTATCTTCATTCTAGACTGACATTTATGCTCCTTGGCTATCATCTCAAAGAAGATTTAGGGGGGAGAGTGTACAAGGGCATGTGCCTCCgccagacatttaaaaaatagataagatttttaatagggTTATCATTATGATCATTTTGTTCTGTGTATAAGGGAGCGtcaatcgtttaatttcatattaataactatcatgtaAAATGCAGAGAACATGAGTGTCCGGGCTATCATGAAAGCTCACctgcagacataaagtgaataggaTATATTCTTGCAATGTCTTTGAGTTTGCTGattttttacttgaatatttTGTATGCAAGTGAATCATTTGGTGTAAATTATGTGTATTTGATGGCCACTTTGCAAGGCTCTAGTGGAAGTAACATTTGAATCTTCTCTGATACTGTGAGAGATATTCAGTTTTCTAGGTCAACATAAGAGTTACACATTCTAACAAGCACTTCCACTAGTCTCTTCTAAACTCTCTCTTTGTatttacatacatattattattattacttttggtATTTCTTCACATGCAGGTCTGAAGTACGTTGATAGAGAACCTCTTAACTTTTATTCTACTTCATGCTGCAGTTGTGTTTAGAAGACGAAAAACATTCTCTAAATGATTGAAGCTTTTCAGaacatttattataaataaacttcTTTATCCGTagaaaacaccaaaaaataatcatttacaaTGAAAAAGATTGCATAATCAATTTCTGTTGTCTACGTTATTTGATCATACTCAGtctgctattattttttaatactttttttattttcaggaggGTGATGAGGAAAGTAAGGAGAGAGAAGAGCCATTTCTGTGGAGTTTGATGTGGTCCTTGTTGGAAGTGATTTTggagatgatttttctttgaccCCAGTTTACATACGCCAGAACTTTCTGCGGGAATTTTGTAAAATACCTCCTTCATAGTTAAGTGTTTTTGTAACTGAAAGTTTAAGCTATTGAGTAAACTCTTGTGGGAGCTCAACAGTTAATTGATGACAAGTCTTCCTGGGTCATATCTGTGTTCCATACTGTAAGCCCCTTTGGAAATTCATATTCATCTCACCAGtgtatttgttaatatttttacctaTGGTCTTCTTCATTTTgggtttttgaaaattattgaagcTAAGTCAAGAAAGAATCAACTCAATGTTTTGAACACTTgggatgatttatttttcattttatagattGTTATTTAATATTCTTGGATGACTAGGTTTTTATGTTTATACATTTGAATCAAATATTTGTAATAAGAATGCTACTGGTATCTTTTGGAAACCTGAATGTGctttattagttatttatttgTCTGAGAATTATCAccactgaagactggaaaagagAACTGTCAATATGTTGGAGTTTGAGAATCAAATGCTGCTTGATATCTTAAATGAAGATGGGTTATTGGTGGCCGCTCGGTATGTAACACAGTGAATGCCAATGATAGATCAAGTTTCAATTTTGATAACTTTGCCTCCTTATTGCTGTTTTAATggacttcatttgtttttcagtGGCTTGGGCTTGGATCAGGTATTTCAGTCACTCGTTAAAGTGTACAGTGATGAAGGGAATCTTGTAATTGTGATTGGTGCTTCACCCACTGAAGAGGAGCATTGTCTGGCGCAAATGGCCTTGAGTGGTGTTTCACCCATGCCCAGAGTTGTAACCTCCGATGTTCATGTCTCTGAAAGGTATTATTGAAATGTTCTGTATGCACTGAATTgctgaggcctttactttgtagaattccattatatggttggaagaaaattacttagcttttctacaaaacacacactttagtgccgactagtttcggtacactgtaccatttgctgcactagtcttgaaaatggtagagtgtaccgaaactagtcggcaatgaagtgtgtgttttgtagaaaagcaaagtaattttcttccaaccataaaTGTTCTGTAATTTGTTTTGTTATTATCAGTGAAGCATTTTCATGTAATCATATCTAGTACTTATAGAAACAGTTTCCTGTTCATCAATTATTCTTAGATGAAATTTGCATAATCTACCCCATGCTGGTGTGCAATTTTTGATCGGGCTACCTGCATAAATAATGATCATACTCAGATAATTGGAAAAGCAAAGGAATATTGCTAGAATTGCGAGACTCGGTTAATCAATAATTAGATCTTCTACTGTCTTAGCAGTAAAAGGTCCAATTATTGATTATTTGGGACATATagtaatgttgtttttattttctgttataaTATTGGAGCTTGGCTATAGTTAATGTGAGAAGCCCTggagaaaatttcattccatttcccaATTAAAATTAGATTGGAAATTGGTCAGGTCAGATCTGGAATGTGAATATAACTACAGTTCATGATTTGAAACTTGTAAAAGAGCAAACTGGTATTGCGTTCCATTGTAATTCCAAATTGCTTCCATGGAAACAATGTGCCGTATTGTCCAATTTCagtagcaaaatttatttttgcttgggAGTGGACATACACATTATCAGATAAAGCAATGGATTTGTCTGAATTTTCAAAATGTCATTCTTTTTCTTGAAGACATCCGTAATTGTGCAATGTCTtttatccaaaaaaaaaacagggagagcTTTTATTTGTGTGGTGGAGTGATTTTTGCATCAGCTCGCATCTTGGTGGTTGACTTGCTGAAAGGGAGAGTGCCCGTGGACCATATTACTGGATTCTTGGTTTGTCGAGCTCACCGTATATTGGAATCCTGTCAGGAAGCATTTGCCCTGCGCCTCTACAGGCAATCAAATAAGGTTTGAGATGCTTCTATGTATGTTCAATTATAGTAGCAAAATGCATGACACTGTGAAGTAATTAAGttgtgcttatttatttatttggactcATACAGATGTACTGCTATTTTAAAGAAAtgcagtaaaaattattaaatgaagaaaatactcACAAAATGCTAGTACATCAAGAATGCACTGTAAAAACTTTCAAATGCTTATTATGTACGAAGATGAGGGAACAGCAAGGGAAAACTCAGTATGAATGATAGATTTTCAGTGCAGTTTTCAGTTattaggtatggtatttggaggagagaCCAGCATTTAAAGTTGTTTTGACTGCTCCTAGCCGCAAAGTAATAGGTATCTCACAAATCATTCCATATAGGCATATCTTGAATTCTTAGTCCATAAAATAGTATGTGTAAAATTTTGTGCTATATAATCATGTCTgacatttcatttataaaatcgTATGCCAGAATACCAGTTTACAAACTTTTGGAAGGTAAACTTGTTAGAGTATATTATGAAAGGTGTTGCTAACATACCAACTAATAATTATATGGatgtacttcatttttatttttttaaatataataatatggttTATTACAAGGATACaatgataattgtttaaataaataatatatttaatagttacattttcaaataatattttaacataagtGTAAAAAATAGCCATTTGTAACATACAATCAAAGAAATAGTCACATACAATCAGGATTACTCTATTATTACTATGTGATTAGCGTAAGAAGATAGGATTACTTGCATTTTCTAATGTTAGTTGCTTCTAAGCAGCGTGGATTTTATATTTATGGATGTTATTGGTAAGCATCTTTATTGTGTGGCCTCTAATCAGAAGGAAATTGTGTTGAAAATTTCAGACGGGCTTTGTGAAGTCGTTTTCCAACTGTCCAGAGGCATTTACTGTTGGTTTTGCCAGGGTGGAGCGGGTAATGAGAGCCTTATTTGCACGAAATCTGTTGTTGTGGCCAAGGTTTCATGCAACTGTAGCGTCTTCTCTGAATGCTAAAAAGGTAAATACCTGAGTAGTTCTTCTGAGTGGTTTCAATGCAaacaattttcctatttttatacaaagtattttatcaaatcatagtttttaattttcccccACTATTTATCAGAAAATGgtgtttatttatctatttatttaccaAATAAGAGGGATAATGGTGCCAAAACAATTATGTATTCTCaactacagaaaattttaaaaagaaaaaatgattgtgAATTAACTTAAGCAAACAACATTTAGAATTAGTGTGCATGTGATGAAGTTGTGAGTGATCTTATACATCATCTTATTCTGTGCTCATTCTTTAAACAAAACAACACTGGCGAATGTATGCTTACATTTTAGTAATTGGACAGAAGAAGGTTTCCATCTAAATTTGTCTGCATTGtggaacacaaaaaaatattttaaaatacatttgtttgaaatgataaataaaaagcaGGAATATTAAACATTAAGGAAGGGGAGtacaaggaaacaaaaatttgaaagttcaAATATACATTGTGTGGTATCATGATATATGCTTGTCCAAATTCTCGCACACGGTATAGTACTCTTTACACATTTGCCTAgttaatatagttttatttttgagaatGGATTGAAGGTCTGCTTGCTCCTTTATTGCAATTGTGggaagtaaatatttatgtaggATAGCCTGGTCTTCACCAAGTGTTGAATATGTTGAAGGAATTCAGTTGtgtctaaaatgaaaatattggtcGTAACGCCTACCTATGAAGCGCCTAAttactttcattataattttcagcCACTGTTGATTGAACTTCATTTGCAATTAAGCCCATTGATGCAGCAAGTTCAGTGTTCTCTCTTGGACCTCATGAATTTCACTGTGAAGGAGCTTAAACGTATCAATCCAATGGTAAGGCTTCTATCTGCTGCATTTTCTGACTAACATAGAGGCATAAGTTttgatgattttcattgaatgaaCCAATGCAGTTATTAAACATGGGTTTAATTAAATAAGAATTCCTCTTCTCTTACTTGATTGACAATTGTAAGAATAAAAACTGCATGTTTTACCATAGGAGATTTGTGTGATACTCATTGAATATATGTTTTGATTAATCGATGTCAGTGAATATCATGTGTTCATTTATGAGTgcttttaaatgtttctgttattgGCAAGAAGGTTGTAAaaatctggagggggcaccactggtttcgagcgtggagtgaagtgtggccggaatgggggtgcttgggaaggacaaGCCATGCCCACTTTGATGACctaaacattgacaatcccataagggtcaatgcttactatctggtgaaatatttggtcataactcgctaatacattaaaataaactatggaacgcacaatgtaaacatttttctcttacttcattggtaggcttagcgaagttatgactcaaacattttttcccagggaaaagttatcaatcaccacggttacgttctacaaccaaaAACTgcatgctgaaaataaaattttacgggaGTAAATTAGTCTATTatctgcacttatactggtacttaattttactatagcctacggaaatctaaaaattacagtaataaagtgtGTTTTCAAGGATATCTTCACCAGTAAAGTGGCAAACAGCACAGAGTTTGTATAAtcaatagaagtatcgcgaatgatggaaaaaatcctttgacaatcaccggcgaaatactaatgattatggttgcgtttttcacttaatgtagttcattttcaggacaaaacttagccaccttaAAATATCAGTCAGAGACTAAGTGCAAAAATTGTCAATCCAAGATGGCGTAAGTTTGACCGCGCTAAAAACTCTGAACACTtgccagatattcacaacctccttggttattgattgtaaaatttattgcatcatAATCTCATGGAATGATTTATAATTCATCGTTTTCTTTATCACATCAATTTTATAGATGGATGCAGATGAACTGACTGTAGAAAATGCTGTCTCAAACAACTTTGCTCGGCATGTGAAACTTAATATTGATCCAATATGGCACCAGCTTAGCTTGAAGAGTCGTCAGCTGGTTTCTGACCTTAAGACGCTATCTTTCCTTCAAAGGTAACAGTTTGAAACGtgaaaagaattgaattttatttaaaactacttTGCAGTTTGAAATTGTTTGGGTTAGTAAGTTGAGAATACCTGTGGCTGTTAATGAGCTGTTCCATCAtggaacaaaaaagaaaataagcacTTCAGCGACCTAAAGAAGCCAGCTGTCGAACAGTTGTCTACACAAATGGACACAACTGACATGTTAATCCTGTAAACCTCTCCGCTGTAGAAAGTAAGCTAATGCTATTGTTATGAGCTTGAAAACACATTTTAGGACATAGTTTGTACATTTTATGTgacttaacccattagtgcataaagttatttttgtcaaatatttattttaaaagttattattctggCTTTTAAGGTTCATTCTaactaatttatgcaatttttaaatttttaaaatcaatagtttaaataatacagaccgtccgatatatcgaaCGCCATGCACAGGGGGCAGTAGTGTGGTTTGCTAGAGTGCATTCCTGTAGAAGTTTggcttaaattatttaataaatgaatacaatAATCATGACAGTGATTTGATGTTAAAAGGCGATACATAAAGAGCATATAAACTAGAAACATTATACATTTTGACACTTTTACATgatatttgtagaaaaattttggatgaagGCCAACGTTGCATTTATTACAAAAGGATTTTGCTTTCCCTTTACAGTCTACTCTTCGTCTTTAGGTAATAATAAATTGTGGCCATAGGTTTAGGCGATCAAATCTAACAGAAGTAATGGGAACATGAGTTTGATTTCCTTGGATAgatgattttcaaacatttttatcgtaatcaaggcaagtgaccttcgatatttcaaaagagacttttttctgttcagttatttttggatAAAGAAGCCACGTATTTAGGCTAACTTTAGCCACCACCATTTATTCTGGACCTATATGAAGAAATAAACTGGTCCATTTGATCAACTCCACCCATCCATAGGCTATGAGATGAGTAAACTGTTGGCTGAGATACAGAAATCTTGCTTTTCTTCTCTCTTGACCATCTTTTTGTAGCAACGACGGAAAATGTTTCATAGTTTGTTGCAAAGGTGACGACACAATAATCTTTCACCTGACAAGTTATCATACTTTTAAAGCAATaggcacttctttcttccttcttcatcatTAACTTTATCTTGAGAGGACAATTCTCTACTCTATTCTCCTGAATTGTACCACTTGCACATATATTTATAGAAGCAAGGTGCCCAATGAGTTTCACCGAAGTgaattagtaataaaaaatactcctaTGCTATATCTTTTGGTACATGAGCAGCATTTAAATGGGGTACAACAACATTAGACCACTGCACTTAGACCAAATTGCTGAGGTTTGTGGGCATCTTTACCGGAGTACACTTGAAATGTTAGCACTGGTACATAAGGCccaatttttaaagccaaatCAATTGGCTTTCCCTAATACATTGTTTTGCATAATGCTTTCGATAATAGGGTATCATGCTCTCAACAATCGAATAATTTTCTTCCAGGACGCCAAAAAAATGGCAGGCAGTTTCAAAACATCGACAAAAATAGTCTGATTTTGAACAGACGGTCACTTCCTTCACTTTTTGAGCTGTCATTCAAGAGTAAATGTCGTAATATAGTTTCAAATCGGTTACGGCAAATGCTTTCCGGTAAATGCATGGGCACATGATACTCTTTGGACCAATACACACGTTTATTAGGATACTAGCcgaccacccggcgttgctcggcaAGGATATAGTACCAGGAGACGGGGAAACTTTAATCtttgaattcatggtcatattgatctctcaatgggaaaatatgaaagaccATATGAAGAAACACGATTAGTTGGAATGCACGGTTAAAAGGTCAGCAAGGATCTTCGTAGGCCATTTATCTTAGAACGGTGAAGTTgagagaaaaggcagtattggaactggaagtcATATAAACATTGCAGGGTGAATGGGGATATTATTGTAAGGCGGGAGAGTAAGCAGATGGtggggaatgggtgctaggtggcgctaagcgcacttgcagggttcggtaTTGAGAAAATGGTACTAAGGACGCATGGGACGCAACGAAAAGTAGCACTACgaggtttgggagcatgagatgcaccccTGTGCAGACTTTGGCCACAATCCATGGAGCCGTATGGAAATGggtagcggacagacaaacagacatcctgatttatttataaaatagatTTAGCTAAGCCTGACATTACCATATCACCGAGGAATACAATAAATTCCTCCTCcaaagctaggttcacatttttatagtTAGTATATGTGCAACTGAGTCTGCAAATGTAAGGTTGCTTCATTATTCACCTGCAGAGGTGACATTgggtgtttgtttatttattgccaaggctGATAATCTTTTTATTGATAGTTACTTACAATATGCTACAACTCCACCgttaaataacattattttaattttataatcttacatgcaatactaaaacaaaaatttgaggtTGTAATATAAGATTAGCCATCTTTAGATTAGTTACCAGTactgacccccgtgcatggcgtccgatttatcggacggtcagttttaattgttgataaaaaatacaaaatagtataccAAAACTTGAGGACATaggaaataaaaagatcaacctttagaagaaaacaaagatgaaatttatcaacatattgagcaaaatacttcaattaaaaataatttacttaccccgagtaagtgactgaaaattttttcaatgccatgtatcacataaatgcttctcaagtcgataaattcaagagggcaactaaaatattagtggggcagtgaagacagacatccatttgaacttaataaaGTATCACAATGTAGTGCATGTCAACGGGAgcccaggaaaaaaattaaatacgcgcgtctgatatatcggacgctatgcactaatgggttaaagtaaattaaagttatttaaaaatacaacttATCTTCCTCATTCatccattttttcataattttaaattttaaaaatgttaaagctGCTCCCCACATCTCGTGAGTTGATAACATCATTAGAATTTCATTAAGTTGTTCAAAGGAAACTTGCATTAATGAAAGAAATTGCTCACAAGGGTATGGATAGCAAGGAATCACATGGAGATTGTTGCTCAAAGCTATAGAGTAGCTTAGATGTGGTTACTTGCTTGGCAGATGTTCGGTTTAAGGGTTTAGGCCATCGATTTTTGCCAGAAATACATACCTCAAGAAGTGGGCGAAAGAtcgatatttggaaaaaaatggatttcttttGTTACAATTAAGTTTTAGTTGATCTCAgtgaggaaaacatttttaatatttgagtcaTCTTATTGCAATCACCCTTTCTTTATCATTTTTCAGTTGTTCTTATTATGCATGAGTAATTTCTCTCTGTTGGGTTGTACATAATGTgttagtttgaagttttttatattGAGTTTCGATCAAAATAAACTCAGATCATCagataagatgaaataaaataattaaaaatttatctttactttttaaactctatcacaagcaagcggtaaaaaaaattggtgaacgagcaAATTGAGGGGGCTAAACGTTGCCCTCGAATGTGATGCAGCATATTCAAATGCAATGTGCAAATAAATTCTCAGGAAGAAGAAATATTGCTCTATCgtctttattttatgaaagatatGTATATGTAATTgttatttctttgcattttccTTTGATGTTGTGCATAATGATGCAAGATGGGCCATTATTCTTTATTTCTCAGAGCTTTGACACAGTATGACTGCGTAACATATGAAACACTAGTGACTCCGTTGCGCACGATGGAGTATGCCATGCGATCCTCGGGATGGCCACTCTTGGAAGCTGCTGAAACGTTTTTCGTGTCATCTCGGGCCCGAGTTGATAAGCTTGTCTCTCCATCGAAAGAAGACGGAAGTAAAAAGGCTAAACTGGATAGTGATGTGAAGGAGAACAGACGTAAGTAGATTCCCTTCGTAGTTGAAAAAATTCTGTTTCAATCAATATACTTTTACACTGTTGACTCTTATCGTAAGAGAACCACTTTGCTAAGTATACTTACCAGAGCGGATCCTAATGGAGTCGATAGTTTGATGCATGACTTGgtaaaattgcttcatgttaaataaaaaactgtaaatttcgcctatgattttaataacaaccagtttcgtcgctgggCAACATTGTcaggtgtaaatatttttttttttgcactgGACGATGTTGTACGGGGACGAAACTGGATGTTATTAAAATCAtacgtgaaatttacaaagttttttattcatcCTAACAGGGTCGTTCACTAGGATCACAAAGCACAATTTATCAATTGTGTTTAGTAGATGGAAGGAAATGATAAGTTATGACAGTAAGGCCCCCCACGCACTGGTAACTTTTTTAAAGCAACTATGTACATATTTAGTTGCTTTCAGGAAGTTCCAACGAAACACACGGCATTGGCTGTGACCCCACGCACGGGTGACtgtttagttgccgcaactaaataattgcatccggacctattctgagggtgagtaaactgttgccggcaggaatagaccacatgggtttttagcaactaaacagttgctttgaaaaagtttccagtgcgcgggggccctaaaaaa
Protein-coding sequences here:
- the LOC124167148 gene encoding UPF0669 protein v1g209471-like isoform X1, which translates into the protein MAFFVILLFFNIVLPCLGDHLLHTLTGQVSGGNYSYYSLTYEGPITLSLVTKLGDADLYVSQFLSKPTFDPLAYCLHSATCGVDVVHIPKSFRRPIGIGIYGHSSHEVSLYTLDVILRERNGDIGEIVFADDDDDVFENETEFEEPYREPRDSLNADDRRRRKVRVSYPESGDPSARFEEGDEESKEREEPFLWSLMWSLLEVILEMIFL
- the LOC124167148 gene encoding UPF0669 protein C6orf120 homolog isoform X2, coding for MRGVRLGDADLYVSQFLSKPTFDPLAYCLHSATCGVDVVHIPKSFRRPIGIGIYGHSSHEVSLYTLDVILRERNGDIGEIVFADDDDDVFENETEFEEPYREPRDSLNADDRRRRKVRVSYPESGDPSARFEEGDEESKEREEPFLWSLMWSLLEVILEMIFL